The genomic segment GCACCGACCCCCGGCAGGCCTTGCAGGCGCTGGGCGACCGTCGTGTCGATGAAATAGGATAATTCTTCGACCGTCATGTCCGGCGCGCTGAGCGTATAGGTAAGGATCGGGGATCCGATCACATCAACGCGCGAAACAACAGGCGCCTGAATGGATCCCGGCAGGTTGGGACGGACCTGGTCGACCTTGTCCTTCACATCGTTGACGGCGCGGTAGACATCGGTCCCGAATTCAAATTCCAGGACTGTAGATGAAACGGACTCACTGACAGTTGAGGTAATATGCTTGAGACCCGAGACCCCCGCCACGGCGTCCTCGACAGGCTTTGTCACTTGCGTCTCAAGTTCGCTCGGCGCGGCGCCGGGTTCAGTGATCGTTATGCTCACGACCGGCATATCCACATTCGGCAATTGTGTGATGGGAAGCTTGCCGAAGCTGATCAAGCCCATCAGCACCATAAAGGCAAAAAGCAGGATCGGCGGGATGGGGTTACGGATCGCCCAGCCGGAAATGTTGAAATTCATTTCGGGGCATCCTGCTTCGGCGGATCGATCGATACCGGCGTAACAGGATCACCATCGGCGACAAAGCCGCCCGCCTTGGCGATCACGACATCACCTTTTGAGAGCCCCTTGAGGATGCCGATATAATTGCCATCCGACGGACCGGTGGTCACAGATTTTGAGACGACCTTCCCATCGACGACTGCTTTTACGATGGATCCGGTTTGAGTATGCGCCACCGCACGAAACGGCACCGATGGAAGAGACTGGCGTGAGACTTCCACACTGCCCTGAACATAGGCCCCGACGATCAGGCGCGGGTCCACAGGAAAGGCAAGCCGCACATGGCCAAGGCCAGTTGATGTGTCGATTTCACTGCCGACAAGGCGGACCTTGCCCGAAATCTCAGACCCATCGGGCAGGACAATCGATGCCGGCTGGCCAGCTCGCATGCGCTGTAGCTGATAGGCGGGTGAAACAGCGTCGAGTTCTATCATGCCGTCCCGGCTGATGCTGAAAAGTGGCGTCCCGCTCATTGCGGCTGGCTGACCTACGACAGCCCCCCGCTGATAGATGGTGCCCGCTTCCGGTGCCCGCAAAGAAGTCTGATCAAGGACGGTTGCCGATTGCTGATACTGGGCCGACGCTTCCTTGACGGCCGCATCCGCCGATACCGTCGCCTCGCGCGCAGCCTCAAGGGCGTCGGCGGCTGAATCATGATTGGCCTGCTGCTGATCTACCACCAACTGGGAGACAGCGCCGCGCGCCAAAAGCGCCTTGTTGCGTGCGAGTTCTTTCTCTGCCTCGTCAAATGCTGTTTGAGCTTTCGCGAGTTGGGCACTGGCTTCGGCGGCGGCGGCGCGCCTCTGGTCAAGGGCGGCGTTTGCCTGAAGGACCTGCTCCCCCAGTGTACTACGTGTCAGCGTGGCAAGCACCTGCCCCTTGCTGACCTTGTCTCCTGTCTCTGCCTTGATGCTCGCGACACGCAGGCCCTGCGTGTCCGGCACCACCTCAACCGGATCGCGCGCAACCAGCTCGCCCGAAACCGGCAGGACTTCAACAATCTCCCTGACCGCCACACTGGTCGTCGAGACCGCAGGCGGTTGCGGCGCCGTCGTAATTTTTGCCGAAGATGGATGATTGAGTGCGATGGCAATGATGGTGGCGCCGATGACGCCAGCCGTGCCCAGCGCAAGAAACCTGGAGGAGAGTCGCTGCATTCCGCCCTGACCTGATTGAGCCCCGTATCAAGTCTGGACAATGCCGCAGGGGCAGTCCATTTGCAATTGTAAGCCCTGCTGATTTCGGAAGGCCCCGCTAGTGCTTTGCCGGCGGGTTTTAGCGAAGAGGCCATGCCGCCTCGATTGATCAGGAAAGCCATCGACTCTTATGCCTGAGTCCGAATCTCATGCTCGCACCCACCGCGGCGCAGACCTGACACACGGCCCTATTCTGCCAGCGCTGGTTCTGTTCGCCGTGCCAACCCTCATCTCATCGGTCCTGCAATCGCTGAACGGGTCGATCAATGCGATATGGATCGGCCGCTTTCTGGGTGAGGCCGGACTGACGGCGACTTCCAACTCAAACCTGGTCATGTTCCTTCTGCTGGGGACCGTATTTGGCTTTGGCATGTCCGCGACCATACTTGTCGGCCAATCGATCGGCAGAGGGAATGTCGACGATGCGCGCCGGGCAGTCGGTGTGACAGCCTTCTGGTTCGCACTGGTCTCCATCCTCGTGGCAATTTTGGGTTATATCTTCACCCCTGAGATGCTCAGCCTGATGGACACGCCCGCTGCTGCTGCCAGCCTGGCGACTTCTTATCTCCGCGTGATTTTCCTGGCGATCCCGGGCATGTTCTTTCTCAACTTCCTGATGATGGCGCTGCGGGGATCCGGCGACTCGGTCACACCGATGATTTTCATGGGCATCGCAGCGCTGATGGATGTCGGGCTCAATCCCATTCTCATCCTCGGGCTTGGCCCTGCCCCACGCCTTGGCATTGCCGGCTCGGCCACAGCCACGCTGATTGCACAGTATACGGGTCTCGGCCTTATGCTCGTCTACATCTACTGGAAGGACCTTTCCATCCGCCTGCGCGGCGCCGAGTGGAAATATGTGAGACCAGCAAAGGCGCTTTCAGCCAGTATTCTGGTAAAGGGCCTGCCAATGGGACTGCAGATGCTGGTCGTGTCGGGATCGGCCATTTTGATGATCAGCTTCGTCAACAGGTATGGCATCACGACATCCGCAGCCTACGGCGTTTCGGCCCAGCTCTGGAACTATATCCAGATGCCGGCCATGGCCCTCGGCGCAGCAACCTCCGCCATGGCGGCCCAGAACATCGGAGCCGGGAACTGGAAGAGAGTCGACGCGATTACCCGGTCAGGAATTATTGCCAATGTGGCGATGACGGGCGCGCTGGTCGGTCTGGTTTATTTTGCAGACCGCGCCGCGCTCAGCCTGTTCCTCGGCAATCAAACCGCAACCATCGACATCGCACAGCACATCAATGCGGTGGTCAGTTGGGGGTTCGTGATGTTTGGCGTCATGATGGTGATATTTGGTACGGTTCGCGCAACCGGCGCCGTTATCCCGCCTTTGATCATCGTCACACTGTCTCTGGTCGGTGTCCGCGTCGGCATCACCGCCTTCCTCGAGCCGACCCTGGGACAGGAAGCGATCTGGTGGTCCTACCCAATCAGTTCAGCGGTCTCCATGGTGCTGGCAATCGGCTATTACCGGTTCGGCAAATGGCGCGAGGCAACCATGTTGGCAGGGCCTCAACCGGCCCGCACCTCTCAACCCGAAGCCGAACATGCTTCCAGCCCGTCAAAACCCAGCTGGATTGGTGTTGACTGACACAGAAAAATCCTGCCCCGCCTCGGCCCGGGAAGAAT from the uncultured Hyphomonas sp. genome contains:
- a CDS encoding efflux RND transporter periplasmic adaptor subunit encodes the protein MQRLSSRFLALGTAGVIGATIIAIALNHPSSAKITTAPQPPAVSTTSVAVREIVEVLPVSGELVARDPVEVVPDTQGLRVASIKAETGDKVSKGQVLATLTRSTLGEQVLQANAALDQRRAAAAEASAQLAKAQTAFDEAEKELARNKALLARGAVSQLVVDQQQANHDSAADALEAAREATVSADAAVKEASAQYQQSATVLDQTSLRAPEAGTIYQRGAVVGQPAAMSGTPLFSISRDGMIELDAVSPAYQLQRMRAGQPASIVLPDGSEISGKVRLVGSEIDTSTGLGHVRLAFPVDPRLIVGAYVQGSVEVSRQSLPSVPFRAVAHTQTGSIVKAVVDGKVVSKSVTTGPSDGNYIGILKGLSKGDVVIAKAGGFVADGDPVTPVSIDPPKQDAPK
- a CDS encoding MATE family efflux transporter; translated protein: MPESESHARTHRGADLTHGPILPALVLFAVPTLISSVLQSLNGSINAIWIGRFLGEAGLTATSNSNLVMFLLLGTVFGFGMSATILVGQSIGRGNVDDARRAVGVTAFWFALVSILVAILGYIFTPEMLSLMDTPAAAASLATSYLRVIFLAIPGMFFLNFLMMALRGSGDSVTPMIFMGIAALMDVGLNPILILGLGPAPRLGIAGSATATLIAQYTGLGLMLVYIYWKDLSIRLRGAEWKYVRPAKALSASILVKGLPMGLQMLVVSGSAILMISFVNRYGITTSAAYGVSAQLWNYIQMPAMALGAATSAMAAQNIGAGNWKRVDAITRSGIIANVAMTGALVGLVYFADRAALSLFLGNQTATIDIAQHINAVVSWGFVMFGVMMVIFGTVRATGAVIPPLIIVTLSLVGVRVGITAFLEPTLGQEAIWWSYPISSAVSMVLAIGYYRFGKWREATMLAGPQPARTSQPEAEHASSPSKPSWIGVD